Proteins encoded together in one Streptomyces capillispiralis window:
- a CDS encoding terpene synthase family protein, protein MPQHLSRRLPETDGLTDHLYAGQWRNADGDRGGMPDESVHLWCPYEHRMNTHVSLSAVEAALRSWADAYGLLRDPSLAARFDAARFGECAAFVYPDAPDLIIYAKWLAWLFVADDEFDENRAPEAGGIDRGILQFLPLDGKDCAKATTGVTKALADLWPELCQPMPLPLRVRFRAHADDYARSYATDLSRARTGSAPPLDAYLALRRSSGAVESCLDLIERQPDAYLTPVIAESPRILALREAANDVICWTNDVISLNKEMRHGEMNNLVAVIRQSVGMSWEAALEVAAEMNSARIRDFDRQQQTLLHFNDLPGLSEFIHGVQVWISGSLHWHRDSPRYADQVL, encoded by the coding sequence GTGCCGCAGCACCTTTCTCGACGTCTGCCCGAGACGGACGGCCTGACGGACCACCTGTATGCCGGGCAGTGGCGAAACGCGGACGGAGACCGGGGCGGTATGCCCGACGAGAGCGTGCATCTGTGGTGCCCCTATGAGCACCGGATGAACACACACGTCTCGCTGAGCGCAGTGGAGGCAGCTCTGCGTTCCTGGGCAGACGCATACGGCCTGCTGAGGGATCCGTCCCTGGCGGCCCGCTTCGATGCCGCGCGATTCGGAGAATGCGCGGCATTCGTCTACCCCGACGCGCCCGACTTGATAATCTACGCAAAATGGCTCGCGTGGCTCTTCGTCGCCGATGACGAGTTCGACGAGAACCGGGCACCTGAGGCCGGCGGCATCGACCGCGGGATCCTTCAGTTCCTTCCGCTCGACGGCAAGGATTGCGCCAAGGCCACGACCGGCGTCACCAAAGCCCTGGCGGACCTGTGGCCGGAACTCTGCCAGCCCATGCCGCTGCCTCTGCGTGTCCGCTTCCGGGCCCACGCGGACGACTACGCACGCAGCTATGCGACGGATCTGTCGCGTGCGCGCACCGGATCGGCCCCGCCGCTTGATGCGTATCTGGCCCTGCGCCGGTCGAGCGGCGCGGTGGAGAGCTGCCTGGATCTCATCGAACGGCAACCCGACGCGTACCTGACCCCGGTGATCGCGGAGAGTCCGCGGATCCTGGCGCTGCGCGAGGCGGCCAACGATGTCATCTGCTGGACCAATGATGTCATCTCGCTGAACAAGGAGATGCGGCACGGAGAGATGAACAACCTGGTCGCCGTCATACGGCAGAGCGTCGGTATGAGTTGGGAGGCGGCGCTGGAGGTCGCCGCGGAGATGAACTCTGCACGCATCCGTGATTTCGACCGCCAGCAGCAAACACTCTTGCACTTCAATGATCTGCCGGGACTGTCCGAGTTCATTCACGGAGTGCAGGTGTGGATTTCCGGCAGCCTCCATTGGCACCGCGACTCCCCCAGATATGCCGACCAGGTCCTCTGA
- a CDS encoding polyprenyl synthetase family protein, which produces MSTDSSPAFPGHADTAEHTSLHPHGTLPNDRIARVDVPALLEEGRTRCAAGLRAAVARLASPMDVAAAYHFGWLDVQGRPSGRTGGKALRPALALLSAEVTGAGDGPGLPGAVAVELLHNFSLVHDDLMDGDEQRRHRDTVWKRHGPETAILVGDGLLALAMEVILEVDSVRAAHRAARTLTTASRALIDGQSRDLSYERREQVTLEECLHMAGEKTGALLACSASIGAVLSGTDDRTGQALWDYGYQLGLAFQAVDDLLGIWGDPRVTGKQQWGDLRRRKKSLPVVAAAESGSTAGQRLRELLADDAGHGSHAELTDEELAMRAALVEEAGGRTWTLQEAWRRRNAAIRALDSVSMPDAVRQRFVAIPDFVVARVG; this is translated from the coding sequence ATGAGCACTGACAGCAGCCCGGCCTTCCCTGGGCACGCGGACACCGCGGAGCATACGAGCCTGCATCCTCACGGGACCCTGCCGAACGACCGGATCGCCCGTGTGGACGTTCCTGCCCTCCTGGAAGAGGGACGGACACGATGCGCCGCGGGATTGCGCGCCGCCGTAGCGCGTCTCGCGAGCCCCATGGACGTCGCAGCCGCCTATCACTTCGGATGGCTGGACGTCCAGGGCAGGCCGTCGGGCCGTACCGGTGGCAAGGCCCTCCGTCCCGCACTCGCGCTTCTGTCCGCCGAGGTGACCGGCGCAGGCGACGGACCGGGACTGCCCGGAGCCGTGGCCGTCGAGTTGCTCCACAACTTCTCGCTGGTGCACGACGACCTGATGGACGGCGATGAACAGCGCCGTCATCGCGACACCGTATGGAAGAGGCACGGCCCGGAGACCGCGATCCTGGTCGGTGACGGGCTGCTGGCCCTGGCCATGGAAGTCATCCTGGAGGTCGACAGCGTGCGCGCCGCCCACCGTGCGGCGCGCACCCTGACCACGGCGAGCCGTGCCCTGATCGACGGTCAGTCGAGAGATCTCTCCTATGAGCGCCGTGAGCAGGTGACCCTCGAGGAATGCCTGCATATGGCGGGCGAAAAGACCGGTGCCCTGCTTGCATGCTCAGCCTCCATCGGTGCCGTGCTCAGCGGGACCGATGACCGCACCGGGCAGGCGCTGTGGGACTACGGCTACCAACTCGGGCTCGCCTTCCAAGCAGTCGACGACCTGCTCGGAATCTGGGGCGATCCACGGGTCACCGGCAAGCAGCAGTGGGGCGACCTGCGTCGGCGCAAGAAGTCCCTGCCCGTCGTCGCCGCCGCCGAATCCGGGAGCACTGCGGGGCAGCGGCTGCGTGAACTACTCGCGGATGACGCCGGACACGGCTCCCACGCCGAGCTGACCGACGAGGAGCTGGCCATGCGCGCTGCTCTCGTCGAAGAGGCCGGCGGGCGCACTTGGACCCTCCAGGAGGCTTGGCGGCGGCGCAATGCGGCGATCCGAGCCCTGGACTCCGTCTCGATGCCCGACGCTGTCCGGCAGCGATTCGTCGCGATCCCGGACTTCGTGGTCGCTCGAGTGGGATGA
- a CDS encoding cytochrome P450: MGTSIPTASGELPVIGHGVQLARRRTEFLASLTEIGEIVEINMVGMPAYVLTDPDLIWRVLVSESHNYVRGRMFDKMTEVLGNGLATISGKAHRDTRRILQPTFHRQQVAAYGPIMSSTAADVAESWQAGRAIEVDDAMNDLTARVVNGILFASDLGAAAADAIQRRLPVVMKGMLTRTLIPGAWQRLPLPANTRYRKAIDQMDSAIDEAITAYRSARADHSDMLTTLLALRDEAGKPMPDQWIHDQVITVAVGGIETTSAALSWCLHYIGTRPDVEEQLHRELDTVLGDRPVELMHVMALKYVGRVVQEVLRMHAVAVFMRRTLGPTQLGAYELPPNAEIIVSPYTMHRNARWFPEPARFDPDRWSRPETQNLPKGAFIPFSAGHSKCIADNFAVLEITLALAEICRRWRLRPVPGQSVREITTGATRPDRLTMIPEARSRASV; encoded by the coding sequence ATGGGCACATCGATTCCGACTGCCTCGGGTGAACTGCCCGTCATAGGCCACGGAGTGCAACTCGCCCGCCGACGGACGGAATTCCTGGCGTCGCTCACCGAGATCGGCGAGATCGTCGAGATCAACATGGTGGGCATGCCCGCCTACGTCCTCACCGACCCCGATCTCATTTGGAGGGTGCTGGTCTCGGAAAGCCACAACTATGTCCGTGGCCGCATGTTCGACAAGATGACCGAAGTACTCGGCAACGGCCTGGCCACCATCTCGGGAAAAGCCCACCGGGACACGCGCCGGATCCTCCAGCCGACGTTCCACCGGCAGCAGGTGGCCGCCTACGGACCCATCATGTCCTCCACCGCGGCCGACGTGGCCGAGTCGTGGCAGGCGGGTCGGGCCATCGAAGTCGATGACGCCATGAACGATCTGACGGCCCGAGTGGTCAACGGCATCCTGTTCGCCTCCGACCTCGGAGCCGCTGCTGCCGACGCCATTCAGCGCAGACTGCCGGTGGTCATGAAGGGAATGCTGACCCGCACGCTCATCCCCGGAGCTTGGCAACGCCTCCCCCTTCCGGCGAACACCCGCTACCGCAAGGCCATCGACCAGATGGACTCCGCGATCGACGAGGCCATCACCGCTTACCGGTCCGCAAGAGCCGATCACAGCGACATGCTCACGACGTTGCTGGCGCTGCGGGACGAAGCGGGCAAGCCGATGCCCGACCAGTGGATCCACGACCAGGTGATCACCGTCGCGGTTGGCGGCATCGAGACCACCAGCGCCGCGCTCTCATGGTGTCTCCACTACATCGGAACCCGGCCCGACGTGGAGGAACAGCTCCACAGGGAACTCGACACCGTGCTGGGCGACCGCCCGGTCGAACTAATGCACGTCATGGCCCTGAAGTATGTGGGTCGTGTGGTGCAAGAGGTGCTGCGCATGCACGCCGTGGCCGTCTTCATGCGGCGAACCCTCGGACCGACGCAGTTGGGCGCGTACGAACTGCCCCCCAACGCCGAGATCATCGTCAGCCCCTACACGATGCACCGCAACGCGCGCTGGTTTCCCGAACCCGCCCGCTTCGACCCCGACCGGTGGTCGCGGCCGGAGACCCAGAACCTGCCGAAGGGAGCCTTCATCCCGTTCTCCGCCGGCCACAGCAAGTGCATCGCGGACAACTTCGCCGTACTGGAGATCACTTTGGCTCTGGCAGAGATCTGCCGGCGATGGCGACTGCGGCCCGTGCCGGGGCAGTCCGTACGGGAGATCACCACGGGAGCGACGCGCCCGGACCGGCTGACCATGATCCCCGAAGCGAGAAGCCGCGCCTCGGTCTAG
- the mvk gene encoding mevalonate kinase encodes MAQGQRVATGEAHGKAILLGEHAAIYGAPALALPLQELRCRVTVCGSPASTAGASRLYLATPGPQGAAEETARAVPEEFLLLLSAFAERAGLGAPPAVDIRLDSRVPPSSGLGSSAASARALVRALDAFFATGLDEQTIFDLVQVSERSAHGMASGIDALATGSERPILLAGGRLRTPSVGSGFYLVVADSGSGGSTRKAVGMLRDAFARNPKGRTRFVHRSTALTEAALEDLAAGRLPALGRHLTDCHAMLAALGLTTDRTNALVHMALDAGALGAKMTGGGLGGCVVALTTTAAQAASVSTTLAGRTGARTWIAAVAKEAEHDCP; translated from the coding sequence ATGGCCCAGGGACAGCGCGTTGCGACGGGCGAAGCGCACGGCAAGGCCATTCTGCTCGGCGAACACGCAGCCATCTACGGCGCCCCGGCGCTGGCACTCCCGCTGCAGGAGTTGAGATGCCGGGTCACCGTGTGCGGTTCACCAGCGTCCACTGCCGGCGCCTCCCGTCTGTACCTCGCCACGCCCGGCCCGCAAGGGGCTGCCGAGGAGACGGCGAGAGCCGTTCCCGAGGAGTTCCTGCTCCTTCTGAGCGCTTTCGCCGAACGAGCGGGTCTCGGCGCACCTCCCGCCGTGGACATACGCCTCGACAGCCGCGTCCCGCCCTCCAGCGGCCTCGGATCCAGCGCCGCGAGCGCCCGCGCGCTGGTCCGCGCCCTTGACGCCTTCTTCGCGACCGGCCTGGACGAACAGACGATCTTCGATCTCGTGCAGGTGTCCGAACGGTCGGCGCACGGCATGGCCAGCGGCATCGACGCCCTGGCCACCGGCAGCGAACGGCCGATCCTGCTGGCGGGCGGCCGACTCCGCACACCCTCGGTGGGTTCCGGTTTCTACCTCGTGGTGGCCGACAGCGGCAGCGGCGGCAGCACCCGCAAGGCCGTCGGCATGCTGCGGGACGCCTTCGCGCGGAACCCGAAGGGCCGCACGCGTTTCGTTCACCGGTCGACCGCGCTCACGGAGGCCGCGCTCGAAGACCTGGCTGCCGGTCGCCTGCCCGCGCTGGGCCGGCACCTCACCGACTGCCACGCGATGCTCGCCGCCCTCGGCCTCACCACCGACCGCACCAACGCGCTGGTCCACATGGCCCTCGACGCAGGTGCGCTCGGAGCCAAGATGACCGGTGGCGGACTGGGAGGCTGCGTCGTGGCCCTCACCACCACCGCCGCGCAAGCCGCGTCGGTGTCCACCACACTCGCCGGCCGCACAGGCGCCCGCACGTGGATCGCCGCCGTCGCCAAGGAAGCCGAACATGACTGCCCGTGA
- the mvaD gene encoding diphosphomevalonate decarboxylase — MTAREAVAVAHPNIALIKYWGKRDEHLVLPFNDSLSLTLDVFPTTTKVRLEPDADADRVVMDGAIARGEVLRRTTAFLELVRELAGRRERAVVETRNTVPVGAGLASSASGFAALALAAAHAYGLSLGAAQLSRLARRGSGSAARSVFGGFVVWHAGDPDAPDPDHTSYAEPVTDARLDASLVAVVLDAGPKAVSSREAMRRTVATSPLYRGWVTDSHADLARMRTALRDGDMACVGEIAERNALGMHATMETARPAVRYLTSASTTVLDEVRRLRREGVGAWATMDAGPNVKVLCASADAEQVAARMREVTGVLVVVARSGPGARHETVTS; from the coding sequence ATGACTGCCCGTGAGGCGGTGGCCGTGGCCCACCCCAACATCGCCCTGATCAAGTACTGGGGCAAACGTGACGAACACCTGGTCCTGCCTTTCAACGACAGCCTGTCCCTGACACTCGATGTGTTCCCTACGACGACCAAGGTCCGGCTCGAACCGGACGCGGACGCGGACCGGGTCGTCATGGACGGAGCGATCGCCCGGGGCGAGGTGCTGCGCCGCACGACAGCCTTCCTGGAGCTTGTGCGTGAGCTCGCCGGACGCCGGGAACGAGCGGTAGTCGAAACCCGCAACACCGTGCCGGTGGGAGCCGGACTAGCCTCCTCCGCCAGCGGATTCGCCGCTCTGGCCCTGGCCGCGGCTCACGCCTACGGCCTGTCCCTCGGCGCCGCACAACTGTCCAGGCTGGCCCGCCGGGGATCCGGATCAGCAGCCCGGTCCGTCTTCGGTGGCTTCGTGGTCTGGCACGCCGGCGACCCCGACGCCCCCGACCCGGATCACACCTCCTACGCGGAGCCCGTCACCGACGCCCGCCTGGACGCCTCGCTGGTGGCCGTCGTACTGGACGCCGGTCCCAAAGCTGTGTCGAGCCGGGAGGCCATGCGCCGTACCGTCGCCACTTCGCCCCTCTACCGGGGATGGGTGACGGACAGCCACGCCGACCTCGCCCGGATGCGCACCGCGCTGCGCGACGGCGATATGGCGTGCGTCGGTGAGATCGCCGAACGCAACGCCCTCGGCATGCACGCCACCATGGAGACCGCGCGGCCCGCCGTCCGCTACCTCACCTCTGCTTCGACCACCGTGCTCGACGAAGTCCGCCGCCTGCGCCGGGAGGGTGTGGGCGCCTGGGCGACGATGGACGCCGGACCCAACGTCAAGGTGCTGTGCGCCTCAGCCGACGCCGAACAGGTCGCCGCACGCATGCGCGAGGTCACCGGCGTCCTGGTGGTCGTCGCCCGCAGCGGACCCGGCGCCCGGCACGAGACGGTGACATCTTGA
- a CDS encoding PucR family transcriptional regulator produces MNISLTELLAFRNPRCRCLGGLSTEKRITSVVPHVGDLVELNNTIRMSARNQLPDLRGALVVMLGGGREPLTSWRLDATIAQLAAVGASAIVGNFPNGDVPAATIALAERLSFAVLHTEQPWQLSVAARDLLTDSQGPSLTLVRTVITQASRHLDDLDRYIKSVSARIGHELWLVDASGSSSGDEVLDLTQWPRLREALHPVHKVVLEAGRRTLIAVPVRVGQGAQRWLIVDSENLSAAESRALEFGLEAAAIAVAHRLTLRRLHEERGSQQRAFLLGEVLRSGAEIVPTVRAQALDAGWQLEGFHTAIRVLPAEEIDALALRMRVQDVFSRAGLDVAVVEQASGWVAWRTETRPPEHAMAHATRAAIRRVQLELAAQVTVAVGLGGTYPGVGGLATSIREAGEAARLAANRPQFGFFLSFDSINSAQILLARTEDSLFTASASDLLQPLLNENPHLLETLSAFLDQESSVGETAAVLGIHRNTVADRLRRARTLLRMDLDDPDARLAVHLACRALTRAVPSRDH; encoded by the coding sequence GTGAACATATCCCTCACAGAGCTTCTGGCTTTCCGAAACCCACGTTGTCGATGCCTGGGCGGCCTGTCCACTGAGAAGCGCATCACATCGGTCGTCCCCCACGTCGGTGACCTGGTCGAGCTCAACAACACGATCCGCATGTCGGCACGGAACCAGCTGCCTGATCTACGTGGTGCCCTGGTGGTGATGCTGGGCGGAGGGCGAGAGCCACTCACCTCGTGGCGACTCGATGCAACCATCGCCCAGCTCGCCGCGGTCGGCGCCTCGGCGATTGTCGGAAACTTTCCGAACGGCGATGTCCCTGCCGCCACCATTGCCCTGGCGGAGCGACTCTCCTTTGCCGTACTGCATACTGAACAACCCTGGCAGTTGAGCGTCGCGGCCCGAGATCTCCTCACGGACTCGCAGGGTCCCTCCCTGACTCTGGTCCGGACAGTCATCACTCAGGCCTCCAGACACCTGGACGACCTTGACCGCTATATCAAGTCGGTCAGTGCCCGCATCGGGCACGAGTTGTGGCTCGTCGACGCCTCGGGCTCTTCCTCCGGTGATGAGGTTCTCGACCTCACGCAGTGGCCCCGTCTTCGGGAAGCCTTGCACCCGGTCCACAAGGTCGTCCTGGAAGCAGGACGACGCACACTGATTGCCGTCCCCGTCCGCGTGGGCCAGGGCGCGCAACGGTGGTTGATCGTGGACTCGGAGAACCTCTCGGCCGCCGAGAGCAGGGCTCTCGAGTTCGGTCTCGAAGCGGCAGCCATCGCTGTGGCTCACCGTTTGACACTCCGGCGCCTCCACGAAGAACGAGGCTCTCAGCAGCGGGCTTTTCTTCTCGGTGAGGTCCTGCGCTCTGGGGCAGAGATCGTTCCCACCGTGCGCGCTCAAGCACTCGATGCCGGTTGGCAGCTGGAAGGATTCCATACAGCGATCCGCGTGCTCCCTGCCGAAGAGATCGACGCTCTTGCGCTGCGGATGCGGGTTCAGGATGTATTCAGCCGTGCAGGACTGGACGTCGCCGTGGTCGAACAGGCGAGCGGATGGGTTGCGTGGCGCACCGAGACCCGCCCGCCGGAACATGCGATGGCCCATGCGACAAGAGCCGCGATCCGGCGTGTTCAGCTTGAGTTGGCCGCGCAGGTCACCGTCGCCGTTGGGCTGGGGGGAACATATCCAGGCGTGGGTGGGCTCGCCACATCCATTCGCGAAGCCGGGGAAGCCGCCCGACTGGCAGCCAATCGGCCCCAGTTCGGGTTTTTCCTCTCCTTCGACAGCATCAACAGCGCGCAGATACTGCTCGCCCGTACCGAGGACAGCCTGTTCACGGCCTCCGCCTCCGATCTCCTGCAGCCCCTTCTCAACGAGAATCCCCACCTGCTTGAGACATTGTCCGCGTTTCTCGATCAGGAATCATCGGTCGGAGAGACGGCCGCGGTCCTGGGGATCCACCGAAATACCGTCGCCGACAGGCTGCGCCGTGCTCGTACCCTTCTGCGCATGGACCTCGATGACCCTGATGCGCGGCTCGCTGTGCACCTTGCCTGCCGTGCTCTCACGAGAGCTGTGCCCAGTAGGGATCACTGA